The following coding sequences are from one Geothrix sp. window:
- a CDS encoding (2Fe-2S)-binding protein, whose protein sequence is MNATVSFTLNGKPVTVASPRDRMLVWVLRDELGLTGTKVGCEAGLCGACTVLVDFEAVLSCSTPLGDVAGKSVLTIEGLALDGKLNAVQEAFQEHHAFQCGYCTSGMIMAAWAFLKKKPKATRSEIVEAMEGNLCRCGAHVRILDAVESAGKAMGGAR, encoded by the coding sequence ATGAACGCCACGGTCTCGTTCACGCTCAACGGCAAGCCGGTCACTGTCGCGAGTCCCCGTGATCGCATGCTGGTTTGGGTCCTGCGGGACGAATTGGGCCTCACGGGTACTAAGGTGGGCTGCGAGGCCGGACTCTGCGGGGCCTGCACCGTGCTGGTGGACTTCGAGGCTGTGCTCTCCTGCTCCACGCCACTGGGAGACGTGGCCGGGAAGTCGGTGCTCACCATCGAAGGCCTGGCCCTGGACGGGAAGCTGAACGCGGTTCAGGAAGCCTTCCAGGAGCACCACGCCTTCCAGTGCGGCTACTGCACCTCCGGGATGATCATGGCCGCCTGGGCCTTCCTGAAGAAGAAGCCCAAAGCCACCAGGTCCGAGATCGTCGAGGCCATGGAGGGGAACCTCTGCCGCTGCGGGGCCCACGTGAGGATCCTGGACGCGGTCGAATCGGCAGGGAAGGCCATGGGAGGTGCGCGATGA
- a CDS encoding xanthine dehydrogenase family protein molybdopterin-binding subunit, with product MRRRDFLQGVAAGTLTFFFATPAGAAPIVPTRPSTYPEDFNAYLKISADGRVSCLVGKVELGQGAMTVLAMLVAEELELDPAQVDMVLGDTDLCPWDMPTGGSLTMWHTAPVLRGAAAEARAVLLRMASKALGAPVSGLTLKDGAIWVKEAPAPRITFGELVKGRKMERHLGKVKPKPLSDCTLIGRRVPRKDALAKVTGAAKYAGDLRLPGTLHACILRPPAQGQTLVAADTAAAERVPGVRIVRDGTLLAVLHPEPDTARKALALVKGTFEGTEPDVDDVRIYQYLVDKAAPGQRVVISRGDIAAGEKRAATVVEGEYRNAYESHATLEPHTSVAKWEAGRMTVWASTQSPFVFRDSVAEALKLAPDKVHVIAQFVGGGFGGKLVGPDAVEAARIARQVPGVPIQVAWNREEDLFLDGYRPAAVVKLRSGLDAGRGAITFWDSTVAGVSQGEAELSYEMQTNRYQAPTVPGLHPLKVGAWRAPNAHTNAFARESQLDALAAKAGLDPVTLRRRLITDARLLRLLDLAVETFGWEPAPGPTGRGIGLACGAWRQGLVVAIAQVSVDKATGKVMTERFLEAVDVGLVVNPDGARQQVEGAITQCIGQALSEEIRFKGGRILDKNFDTYLLPRFSAIPRIEVVFADNATTVTQGIGEPPVVPVAAALANALFDATGARVTHVPFTPERVLAALKLVPAS from the coding sequence ATGAGGCGCCGGGACTTCCTCCAGGGCGTGGCTGCGGGCACGCTCACCTTCTTCTTCGCAACCCCCGCCGGAGCGGCGCCCATCGTGCCGACCCGACCCAGCACCTACCCCGAGGACTTCAACGCCTACCTGAAGATCTCCGCCGACGGCCGTGTGAGCTGCCTGGTGGGGAAGGTGGAACTGGGGCAGGGCGCCATGACCGTACTGGCCATGCTCGTGGCCGAGGAGCTGGAGCTGGACCCGGCCCAGGTGGACATGGTCCTGGGCGATACGGACCTGTGCCCCTGGGACATGCCCACCGGCGGCTCCCTCACCATGTGGCATACGGCCCCGGTCCTGCGGGGCGCTGCGGCGGAGGCGCGGGCCGTGCTCCTGCGCATGGCCTCCAAAGCCCTGGGCGCCCCGGTCTCGGGCCTGACCCTGAAGGACGGCGCCATCTGGGTGAAGGAAGCCCCCGCGCCCCGCATCACCTTTGGCGAGCTGGTGAAGGGCCGGAAGATGGAGCGGCACCTGGGCAAGGTCAAGCCCAAGCCCCTCTCTGACTGCACCCTGATCGGGCGGCGCGTCCCCCGGAAGGATGCCCTCGCCAAGGTCACCGGCGCCGCCAAGTACGCGGGCGACCTGCGCCTGCCCGGAACGCTCCATGCCTGCATTTTGCGTCCCCCCGCCCAGGGCCAAACTCTGGTCGCTGCGGACACGGCGGCGGCTGAGCGGGTGCCTGGCGTCCGCATCGTGCGGGACGGCACGCTCCTGGCCGTGCTCCATCCCGAGCCCGACACCGCCCGCAAGGCCCTCGCCCTCGTGAAGGGCACCTTCGAGGGGACCGAACCCGACGTGGACGATGTGCGCATCTACCAGTACCTCGTGGACAAGGCGGCGCCCGGCCAGCGCGTGGTGATCTCCCGCGGCGACATTGCTGCGGGTGAGAAACGGGCGGCCACCGTGGTGGAGGGGGAATACCGCAACGCCTACGAAAGCCACGCCACCCTCGAACCCCATACCTCCGTCGCCAAATGGGAGGCGGGCCGCATGACGGTTTGGGCCTCCACCCAGTCGCCCTTCGTCTTCCGCGATTCCGTGGCCGAGGCCCTCAAGCTGGCCCCGGACAAGGTCCATGTCATCGCCCAGTTCGTGGGGGGCGGGTTCGGCGGCAAGCTCGTGGGTCCCGATGCCGTCGAGGCCGCGCGTATCGCCCGCCAGGTCCCCGGCGTGCCCATCCAGGTGGCCTGGAACCGGGAGGAGGATCTCTTCCTGGACGGCTACCGGCCGGCCGCCGTGGTGAAGCTCCGCTCCGGCCTGGATGCCGGGCGCGGCGCGATCACCTTCTGGGACAGCACCGTGGCCGGCGTCTCCCAGGGTGAGGCCGAGCTCTCCTACGAGATGCAGACGAACCGGTACCAGGCTCCCACGGTCCCCGGCCTCCATCCCCTCAAGGTCGGCGCCTGGCGCGCCCCCAACGCCCACACCAATGCCTTCGCCCGGGAAAGTCAGCTGGATGCGCTGGCGGCCAAGGCTGGCCTGGATCCCGTGACCCTGCGCCGTCGCCTCATCACCGATGCCCGTCTCCTTCGCCTCCTGGACCTGGCGGTGGAGACCTTCGGCTGGGAACCTGCCCCCGGGCCCACGGGCCGAGGCATCGGACTGGCCTGCGGGGCCTGGCGCCAAGGGCTCGTGGTGGCCATTGCGCAGGTGTCCGTGGACAAGGCCACCGGGAAGGTCATGACGGAGCGGTTCCTCGAGGCCGTGGACGTGGGGCTCGTCGTGAACCCCGACGGGGCGCGCCAGCAGGTGGAGGGCGCCATCACCCAGTGCATCGGACAAGCCCTCAGCGAGGAGATCCGCTTCAAGGGTGGGCGCATCCTCGACAAGAACTTCGACACCTACCTGCTGCCCCGTTTTTCCGCCATCCCCCGCATCGAAGTCGTTTTCGCGGACAACGCCACCACGGTCACTCAGGGCATCGGCGAGCCCCCCGTGGTGCCGGTGGCCGCCGCCTTGGCCAACGCTCTGTTCGACGCCACCGGTGCGCGGGTCACCCACGTGCCGTTCACGCCCGAACGGGTTCTCGCGGCCCTGAAGCTCGTTCCTGCGAGCTAG
- a CDS encoding 4-oxalocrotonate tautomerase family protein, with protein sequence MPFVNIKITRDGATAEQKAQLIQGATQLLVDILNKNPQTTVVVIDEVDTDNWGIGGETVTARRQQGK encoded by the coding sequence ATGCCCTTCGTGAACATCAAGATCACCCGCGACGGCGCCACCGCCGAGCAGAAGGCGCAGCTCATCCAGGGCGCCACCCAGCTGCTGGTGGACATCCTGAACAAGAACCCCCAGACCACGGTCGTCGTCATCGACGAAGTGGACACCGACAACTGGGGCATCGGAGGCGAGACCGTCACGGCGCGGCGGCAGCAGGGAAAGTAG
- a CDS encoding DNA-3-methyladenine glycosylase, with the protein MKLQGPAPVAARALLGQLLVRGEVTLRITEVEAYGGSGDSASHARHGRTARNAPMWGPPGRAYLYFCYGMHWMLNVVTGPEGDASAVLIRGAEVVTGMDTVLARRNAAKATPLLCAGPGKVAQALGLDKTFDGHDLRTLGGLELRPGAAPASILAGPRLGIGFATPEDQARPWRFADGGSSAVLKKRELAPWEG; encoded by the coding sequence ATGAAGCTCCAGGGCCCCGCTCCCGTCGCGGCCCGCGCCCTTCTGGGCCAGCTGTTGGTGCGGGGCGAAGTTACTCTGCGCATTACCGAAGTCGAGGCCTACGGCGGGTCCGGGGACAGCGCCAGCCACGCCCGCCACGGTCGCACGGCCCGCAACGCGCCCATGTGGGGTCCACCGGGCCGGGCCTACCTCTACTTCTGCTACGGCATGCACTGGATGCTGAACGTGGTGACGGGACCCGAGGGGGACGCCTCCGCCGTACTCATCCGGGGCGCCGAGGTGGTGACGGGCATGGACACCGTGCTGGCTCGCCGGAATGCGGCCAAGGCCACGCCCCTGCTCTGCGCCGGACCCGGCAAGGTGGCCCAGGCCCTGGGCCTGGACAAGACCTTCGACGGCCACGACCTGCGGACCCTGGGCGGACTGGAGCTGCGTCCCGGAGCTGCCCCCGCCTCGATCCTCGCGGGCCCGCGCCTGGGCATCGGCTTCGCGACCCCGGAGGATCAGGCCCGCCCCTGGCGCTTCGCCGATGGCGGCAGTTCCGCCGTCCTGAAGAAGCGGGAGCTGGCACCCTGGGAGGGTTGA
- a CDS encoding YcxB family protein, whose amino-acid sequence MHITAHYSLTPDEALRGTRAFKRLWYGLSVGSGALMVLMGYTTLQATQDHRGLPLIMLVNGLLFLVLPEAVLRWARLRRGAQAYPPMQVTLDDEGLTLRTETSEGGLPWASFAEIQRHSGFWIFRISRSQAVLVPERALDEAAVTELAAFLRERKLFRG is encoded by the coding sequence ATGCACATCACCGCCCACTACTCCCTGACCCCCGACGAGGCCCTGCGGGGCACCCGGGCCTTCAAGCGCCTCTGGTACGGCCTCTCCGTGGGTTCGGGCGCCCTGATGGTGCTCATGGGGTACACCACCCTCCAGGCCACGCAGGACCACCGCGGCCTGCCCCTGATCATGCTCGTCAACGGCCTGCTCTTCCTCGTGCTGCCCGAGGCGGTCCTGCGCTGGGCCCGCCTGCGCCGCGGCGCCCAGGCCTATCCCCCCATGCAAGTGACCCTGGACGACGAGGGCCTCACCCTGCGCACCGAGACCAGCGAGGGCGGCCTGCCCTGGGCCTCCTTCGCGGAGATCCAGCGCCACAGCGGCTTCTGGATCTTCCGCATCAGCCGCTCCCAGGCCGTGCTCGTGCCGGAGCGGGCCCTGGACGAGGCCGCCGTGACCGAGCTGGCGGCCTTCCTCCGTGAGCGGAAGCTGTTCCGGGGATGA
- a CDS encoding 23S rRNA (pseudouridine(1915)-N(3))-methyltransferase RlmH yields the protein MYPISVLAFGRLRLEPCQKLQEHYLGMLRTYARMEVVELPEGKGDPVRQLKEEAERLRPKLAAVKCPVLLTPEGKLRDSEGLAHWLVERMNRGESLAFALGSSHGFDPALKKEVPEQMSLSPMTFPHELSRVMFLEQLYRAFTILRGKEYHK from the coding sequence ATGTATCCAATTTCAGTCCTCGCCTTCGGCCGTCTCCGCCTCGAACCCTGCCAGAAGCTCCAGGAGCATTACCTCGGCATGCTCAGGACCTATGCCCGGATGGAGGTGGTGGAGCTGCCCGAGGGCAAGGGGGATCCGGTCCGGCAGCTGAAGGAGGAGGCCGAGCGGCTGCGTCCGAAGCTGGCGGCGGTGAAGTGCCCCGTTCTGCTGACGCCGGAGGGGAAGCTGCGGGACAGCGAGGGCCTTGCCCACTGGCTGGTGGAGCGCATGAACCGCGGCGAGAGCCTGGCCTTCGCCCTGGGGAGCAGCCATGGCTTCGACCCGGCCCTGAAAAAGGAGGTCCCGGAGCAGATGAGCCTGTCGCCCATGACCTTCCCCCACGAGCTCAGCCGCGTGATGTTCCTGGAGCAGCTGTACCGGGCCTTCACCATCCTGCGGGGCAAGGAGTACCACAAATAA
- a CDS encoding ATP-dependent DNA helicase, whose protein sequence is MDRYFAPPEGRIFACFPGAEDRPGQRRMAELVHNAVLEGAAQFQHWRDRGSEPEAKPEAVIQAVEAGTGTGKSLGYLVPALAAGRHPILVATRTKQLQRQLLEEDVPRAAGILGQPIKAVLAKGRANYLCRTAWEAVSQDPHLEFTRADQQLWLALQRWTLETQDGDREGLGRFGEGESPLWDKVNARAERCTGRQCPRFEDCYLTKLRAEVAEADLIIVNHALLLADRVLRESAFGQVLPDAPVLILDEAHDLEEQLTESCAEAWSSRAMNLLFTDLRDAARNQGAGLAGLLEAWDRAWTDVLSWVPIEGGVLPLLSPGPEMRALADAVGAWVEAGHPLWVEARRLGAADPENPLWMRLAERVGTAFSRMEQIFAQPDGWVSTVNREGAHLVHFKSNPVDVRPFFHQHVRRGFETVVLTSATLRDGRGFNGLGLRLGFTKPEVEAAENVESPFDFEAQGLLFVPPDLPERRPGAGGGVGDPAWVEASLEAMERMLRASRGRALVLFTSRKMLAAFRPRLEAALPELTFFVQGDGLSRTQLLDRFRATPAAALLGLASFWQGVDLPGDALSLVIVSALPFAPPDDPVLQARIREADAQREGLGFIGIQVPQMTLKLKQGIGRLIRTRSDRGVVAVLDPRLMLPSEDRLGKRYAAQVRAALPPFPVTRDWERVEAFLQSL, encoded by the coding sequence ATGGATCGCTACTTCGCCCCACCGGAGGGACGGATCTTCGCCTGCTTCCCGGGGGCGGAGGACCGGCCCGGGCAGCGGCGCATGGCGGAGCTGGTGCACAACGCCGTCCTGGAGGGCGCAGCCCAGTTCCAGCACTGGCGGGACCGGGGCAGCGAACCGGAAGCGAAGCCCGAGGCCGTGATCCAGGCCGTGGAGGCGGGTACGGGCACGGGCAAGAGCCTGGGCTACCTGGTGCCGGCCCTGGCGGCGGGGCGGCATCCCATCCTGGTGGCCACCCGCACCAAGCAGCTCCAGCGGCAGCTACTGGAGGAGGACGTGCCCCGGGCCGCGGGCATCCTGGGCCAGCCCATCAAGGCCGTGCTGGCCAAGGGCCGGGCCAACTACCTCTGCCGCACGGCCTGGGAGGCCGTGTCCCAGGATCCGCACCTGGAGTTCACCCGCGCCGACCAACAGCTCTGGCTGGCCCTCCAGCGCTGGACCCTGGAGACCCAGGACGGCGACCGCGAAGGCCTGGGCCGCTTCGGCGAGGGCGAGTCGCCGCTCTGGGACAAGGTCAATGCCCGGGCCGAGCGCTGCACGGGGCGCCAGTGCCCCCGCTTCGAGGACTGCTACCTGACGAAGCTGCGGGCCGAGGTGGCCGAGGCCGACCTCATCATCGTGAACCACGCCCTGCTGCTGGCGGACCGCGTGCTGCGCGAATCCGCCTTCGGTCAGGTGCTGCCGGACGCGCCGGTGCTCATCCTCGACGAGGCCCACGACCTGGAGGAGCAGCTCACCGAGAGCTGTGCCGAAGCCTGGTCCAGCCGCGCCATGAACCTGCTCTTCACCGATCTGCGGGACGCGGCCCGGAACCAGGGCGCCGGTCTGGCCGGCCTGCTGGAGGCCTGGGACCGGGCCTGGACCGACGTGCTGTCCTGGGTGCCCATCGAAGGCGGCGTGCTGCCCCTGCTGTCACCCGGTCCCGAGATGCGGGCCCTGGCCGACGCCGTGGGCGCCTGGGTGGAGGCGGGCCATCCCCTGTGGGTGGAGGCGCGTCGCCTTGGCGCGGCCGATCCCGAGAATCCCCTGTGGATGCGGCTCGCCGAGCGGGTGGGCACGGCCTTCTCGCGCATGGAGCAGATCTTCGCCCAGCCCGACGGCTGGGTCTCCACGGTGAACCGCGAGGGTGCCCACCTCGTCCACTTCAAGTCGAACCCGGTGGACGTGCGGCCCTTCTTCCACCAGCACGTGCGGCGCGGCTTCGAGACCGTGGTGCTCACCAGTGCCACCCTGCGCGATGGTCGTGGCTTCAACGGCCTGGGCCTGCGCCTGGGCTTCACGAAGCCCGAGGTCGAGGCGGCGGAGAACGTGGAGAGTCCCTTCGACTTCGAGGCCCAGGGCCTGCTCTTCGTGCCGCCGGACCTGCCGGAGCGCCGCCCCGGCGCGGGCGGCGGCGTGGGGGATCCGGCCTGGGTGGAAGCCTCGCTCGAGGCCATGGAGCGCATGCTGCGGGCCAGCCGGGGCCGGGCCCTGGTGCTCTTCACCAGCCGCAAGATGCTGGCGGCCTTCCGCCCGCGCCTGGAAGCCGCGCTGCCCGAGCTCACCTTCTTCGTGCAGGGCGATGGCCTCTCGCGCACCCAGCTGCTGGACCGCTTCCGTGCCACGCCCGCCGCGGCCCTGCTGGGCCTGGCCAGCTTCTGGCAGGGCGTGGACCTGCCCGGTGATGCGCTGAGCCTGGTCATCGTCTCCGCGCTGCCCTTCGCGCCGCCGGACGACCCCGTGCTGCAGGCCCGCATCCGCGAGGCGGACGCCCAGCGCGAAGGCCTGGGCTTCATCGGCATCCAGGTGCCGCAGATGACGCTGAAGCTCAAGCAGGGCATCGGCCGCCTCATCCGCACCCGCTCGGATCGCGGCGTGGTGGCCGTGCTGGACCCCCGCCTCATGCTGCCCAGCGAGGACCGCCTGGGGAAGCGCTACGCCGCCCAGGTGCGCGCGGCCCTGCCGCCCTTCCCGGTGACCCGGGACTGGGAGCGGGTGGAGGCCTTCCTGCAGAGCCTCTGA
- a CDS encoding M56 family metallopeptidase: MTTLLSLVGQPWAQILGWTLIHFLWQGAALGLAAWLGLVLLRGASARARYGLACAFLLLMVAAPTATALLLQRQASAAPLAQLSVAVEAAAPSSLPAAVPLAQRMKAALDPALPWLLAGWAAGVLLLSARFLGSWVRVQRLRRRSASPVPSEWHLVLSRLCRELKLSRTVRLLQSAAVEVPTALGWLRPVILLPACALAGLSPIQLEAILAHELAHIRRGDFLVNLLQSLVEVLLFYHPAVWWLSARIRAERELCCDDVAAELCGDPLILARALTDLEALRATAPPSPTHLALAANGGSLMQRVRHLLYPALPITTGARATALAVLAASLLGAAGVALQDKAPEGTPKADKTTRIKTVDDQRQLDVRMKGDVKLNGEAPEPVTVAGDGSFRAEEKKDGKTRSYAATKDKATYTVDGKEVALDKEGREWLRGIATEAQKAQAGRSQARRMKVQVELDRAEGEKARALAEGHRERVIEIQTRHMKDLEQHQNEMERHQRDMELHAKELAEHAKTMGPEERARVQAEMDRARAELDKAREEMKKEIRVEVRRRKGEGGDHEPRIEVLTEDAGPGTVVIRKKVDGKDVVETRRKVVRKGGDGETIVIAGPDGEEIEKHLKVFRKGGPKEAQAWTFTGPEGEDFIEQDIHIPPIHIPEFRFQTRVAKGELDAQAEIQALQSAMKSLQTRLDQLQRQVTATPKAPRPPRTPRPSATPRSALPPVPPPPPPPAPDAPPPPPAAPPAPPAPPAPAPPAPPAPPAR; encoded by the coding sequence ATGACCACGCTCCTGTCGCTCGTGGGCCAGCCCTGGGCCCAGATCCTGGGCTGGACCCTGATCCACTTCCTCTGGCAGGGCGCGGCCCTGGGCCTGGCGGCCTGGCTGGGTCTCGTGCTGCTGCGCGGCGCCAGCGCCAGGGCCCGCTACGGCCTGGCCTGCGCCTTCCTGCTGCTCATGGTGGCCGCTCCCACGGCCACGGCCCTGCTGCTCCAGCGCCAGGCGTCAGCCGCGCCCCTCGCCCAGCTGAGCGTGGCGGTGGAAGCCGCCGCGCCGTCCTCCCTCCCGGCGGCGGTCCCCCTCGCCCAGCGGATGAAGGCCGCGCTGGATCCCGCCCTCCCCTGGCTGCTGGCCGGCTGGGCCGCGGGCGTGCTGCTGCTGTCCGCCCGCTTCCTCGGCAGCTGGGTCCGCGTGCAGCGCCTGCGCCGCCGCAGCGCCAGCCCGGTGCCCTCCGAGTGGCACCTGGTGCTCTCAAGGCTCTGCCGCGAGCTGAAGCTCTCCCGCACCGTGCGCCTCCTGCAGTCGGCGGCGGTGGAGGTGCCCACGGCCCTGGGCTGGCTGCGCCCCGTGATCCTGCTGCCCGCCTGCGCCCTGGCCGGCCTGTCGCCGATCCAGCTGGAGGCCATCCTCGCCCATGAGCTGGCCCACATCCGCCGGGGCGACTTCCTGGTGAACCTGCTCCAGTCCCTGGTGGAAGTGCTGCTCTTCTACCATCCCGCCGTCTGGTGGCTGTCCGCCCGCATCCGCGCCGAGCGCGAGCTCTGCTGCGACGACGTGGCCGCCGAGCTCTGCGGCGATCCCCTGATCCTGGCCCGCGCCCTCACCGACCTCGAGGCCCTGCGCGCGACCGCCCCGCCCTCCCCCACCCACCTGGCCCTGGCCGCCAACGGAGGCTCCCTCATGCAACGCGTCCGCCACCTGCTCTACCCCGCCCTGCCCATCACCACCGGCGCCCGGGCCACGGCGCTGGCCGTGCTGGCCGCCTCCCTCCTCGGCGCCGCGGGCGTCGCCCTCCAGGACAAGGCCCCGGAAGGCACCCCCAAGGCTGACAAGACCACGCGCATCAAGACCGTGGACGACCAGCGGCAGCTGGACGTGCGCATGAAGGGCGACGTCAAGCTCAACGGCGAGGCCCCCGAGCCCGTCACCGTGGCGGGCGACGGCAGCTTCCGCGCCGAGGAGAAGAAAGACGGGAAGACCCGCAGCTATGCCGCCACCAAGGACAAGGCCACCTACACTGTGGACGGCAAGGAGGTCGCCCTCGACAAGGAGGGCCGCGAGTGGCTGCGGGGCATCGCCACGGAGGCCCAGAAGGCCCAGGCCGGCCGCAGCCAGGCCCGGCGCATGAAGGTGCAGGTCGAGCTGGACCGCGCCGAGGGTGAGAAGGCACGGGCCCTCGCCGAAGGCCACCGCGAGCGCGTGATCGAGATCCAGACCAGGCACATGAAGGACCTGGAGCAGCACCAGAACGAGATGGAGCGGCACCAGCGGGACATGGAGCTGCACGCCAAGGAGCTGGCGGAGCACGCCAAGACCATGGGCCCCGAGGAGCGGGCCCGCGTCCAGGCCGAGATGGACCGCGCCCGGGCCGAACTGGACAAGGCCAGGGAGGAGATGAAGAAGGAGATCCGGGTCGAGGTCCGCCGCCGCAAGGGCGAGGGCGGGGACCACGAGCCCCGCATCGAGGTGCTCACCGAGGACGCGGGCCCCGGCACCGTGGTGATCCGCAAGAAGGTGGATGGCAAGGACGTGGTCGAGACGCGCCGGAAGGTCGTCCGCAAGGGCGGCGACGGCGAGACCATCGTGATCGCCGGGCCCGATGGCGAGGAGATCGAGAAGCACCTGAAGGTGTTCCGCAAGGGCGGTCCCAAGGAGGCCCAGGCCTGGACCTTCACCGGACCGGAGGGTGAGGATTTCATCGAGCAGGACATCCACATTCCGCCCATCCACATCCCCGAGTTCCGCTTCCAGACCCGCGTCGCGAAGGGCGAGCTGGATGCCCAGGCGGAGATCCAGGCCCTCCAGTCGGCCATGAAGTCCCTGCAGACGCGCCTCGACCAGTTGCAGAGGCAGGTGACGGCCACGCCGAAAGCCCCCAGGCCCCCCAGGACCCCACGGCCTTCAGCCACGCCCCGATCGGCCCTGCCCCCGGTACCGCCACCCCCGCCGCCGCCGGCTCCGGATGCCCCACCGCCACCACCGGCCGCGCCTCCGGCTCCGCCCGCACCACCTGCGCCAGCCCCACCGGCACCGCCAGCGCCACCCGCCCGCTGA
- a CDS encoding BlaI/MecI/CopY family transcriptional regulator produces MQPATRPTDAELAILRVLWERGPSTVRQVFEVLSAEKDLGYTTVLKMLQIMNEKGLVQRDITDRVHTFSTTQTQTQTQQTLLDDLLDKAFGGSSTSLVMQALATRKASHEELAAIRKMLDLAEGGKR; encoded by the coding sequence ATGCAGCCTGCCACCCGTCCCACCGACGCCGAGCTCGCCATCCTGCGGGTGCTCTGGGAGCGGGGCCCCAGCACCGTGCGGCAGGTCTTCGAGGTGCTTTCGGCGGAAAAGGACCTGGGCTACACCACGGTCCTGAAGATGCTCCAGATCATGAACGAGAAAGGCCTGGTGCAGCGGGACATCACGGACCGGGTGCATACCTTCTCGACCACCCAGACCCAGACGCAGACCCAGCAGACCCTGCTGGACGACCTGCTGGACAAGGCCTTCGGCGGCTCCTCCACCAGCCTGGTCATGCAGGCCCTGGCCACCCGGAAGGCCAGCCACGAGGAACTCGCCGCGATCCGGAAGATGCTCGACCTGGCGGAAGGAGGGAAGCGATGA
- a CDS encoding glycoside hydrolase family 130 protein, which yields MRPIRLRHHDISLVPKSARVILRPFIPGGIQRITTIIGRALALSEAETRRDLAAVLKDFEARHLDIETALLASFDKVVPHLFTHRPLSRERTLLIGALFSGEYALESAALFNPSIVPHPDQEGVADGALRFIMSLRATGEGHISSVEFRTGLISPEGDICLDPISRFVSMPVLDPDPSYMKVPFVVKLHEMGFDNGASAAVMEPLGDGFTRSELFRSVLRIRRETQPVTQGLTNTLSCIQWLADSNYEMHFPPELAMSERVIFPVSPNESNGIEDARFVRFTDDDGTVTYYATYTAYNGHAILPQLIETRDFLHFRVLTLNGSAVQNKGMAFFPRRIHGNYAMLSRQDDENLFLMFSDNPHYWSDPKVILHPAEIWESVKIGNCGSPIETEAGWLVLTHGVGPMRKYCIGAALLDLDDPTKVLGRLSEPLVAPEGDGREGYVPNVVYTCGSMIHGRELILPYAMSDHASTIVSVSLDELLSRLVG from the coding sequence ATGCGCCCCATCCGTCTCCGCCACCATGACATCAGCCTGGTTCCGAAAAGCGCCCGGGTCATCCTGCGTCCCTTCATCCCCGGCGGCATCCAGCGCATCACCACCATCATCGGCCGCGCCCTGGCCCTGAGCGAAGCGGAGACCCGGCGGGACCTGGCCGCGGTACTGAAGGACTTCGAGGCCCGGCACCTGGACATCGAGACCGCCCTGCTGGCCAGCTTCGACAAGGTGGTCCCCCACCTCTTCACGCACCGGCCCCTGTCGAGGGAACGCACGCTCCTCATCGGGGCCCTCTTCTCGGGCGAGTACGCCCTGGAATCCGCGGCCCTCTTCAATCCCTCCATCGTCCCGCACCCGGATCAGGAGGGCGTGGCCGACGGTGCCCTGCGGTTCATCATGAGCCTCCGCGCCACCGGGGAGGGGCACATCTCCTCCGTGGAGTTCCGCACGGGTCTCATCAGCCCCGAAGGCGACATCTGCCTGGATCCCATCTCCCGCTTCGTCAGCATGCCCGTGCTCGACCCCGACCCCAGCTACATGAAGGTTCCCTTCGTGGTGAAGCTGCACGAGATGGGCTTCGACAACGGGGCCTCCGCGGCCGTGATGGAGCCGCTGGGCGACGGCTTCACGCGCAGCGAGCTGTTCCGGAGCGTCCTGCGCATCCGGCGGGAGACCCAGCCGGTCACCCAGGGCCTCACCAACACCCTCAGCTGCATCCAGTGGCTCGCCGACTCCAACTACGAGATGCACTTCCCCCCCGAGCTGGCCATGAGCGAGCGCGTCATCTTCCCGGTGTCGCCCAACGAGAGCAACGGCATCGAGGACGCCCGCTTCGTCCGCTTCACCGATGACGATGGCACCGTGACCTACTACGCCACCTACACGGCCTACAACGGGCACGCCATCCTGCCGCAGCTCATCGAGACCCGGGACTTCCTCCACTTCCGGGTCCTCACCCTCAACGGCTCCGCCGTCCAGAACAAGGGCATGGCCTTCTTCCCCCGGCGCATCCACGGCAACTACGCCATGCTCTCCCGCCAGGACGACGAGAACCTCTTCCTGATGTTCTCGGACAATCCCCACTACTGGAGCGACCCGAAGGTCATCCTGCACCCGGCGGAGATCTGGGAGTCCGTGAAGATCGGCAATTGCGGCTCGCCCATCGAGACCGAGGCCGGCTGGCTGGTGCTCACCCACGGCGTCGGCCCCATGCGCAAGTACTGCATCGGCGCCGCCCTGCTGGATCTCGACGACCCGACGAAGGTGCTGGGGCGGCTCTCCGAGCCCCTGGTGGCACCGGAAGGCGATGGCCGGGAAGGCTACGTTCCCAACGTGGTCTACACCTGCGGATCCATGATCCATGGCCGCGAGCTGATCCTGCCCTACGCCATGAGCGACCACGCCTCCACCATCGTCAGCGTGTCCCTGGACGAGCTGCTCTCGCGGCTGGTGGGTTGA